Genomic segment of Apium graveolens cultivar Ventura chromosome 7, ASM990537v1, whole genome shotgun sequence:
ATAGAATTTAGAAAagattatttttatagaattcCCCCAGTTTTAGATTGCGCATCGAATTATAGAACCTGGTCTCTGGTTAGTGTGATACATAGAATATAGAACTAGTTTTGTGCACGTTCCGGAACATATAGATGCCTTGTTGAGTTTGTCTTAACGAGGGCGTAAACTAGCCTCCATCGAATTATAGAGACGTGTCGCTGGCATAGTGTGACCGTAATTTAGAACTGTgggaataaaatatttttgttctGTAAAAGATTATTTGATCGATTTAGAAATTCAGAATTTTTGAACTTATTGAAAAAGATATTTTGGAGCCGTTAAATGATGGTTACTTGCTGGGCTTTGCAGCTCATTGTTTTAATATATTTCTGGTTTGGGCTTTGGAAGCTAAAGTTGTGAACTACGTGGATTTTGTTGCTATTTGATTTAGATGCAATTTATTGGAAAAGACTTCTCGTATTTATCGAATAAATTTGAGTTATCTGTTAGACAATTATTTATCAGATTTTTGGAGCTGCGTCTCCGATTTTATGATTTTGATTTAATAAGTTTGACCGCTGCTTGACTTTAGTGgatattttatcaaataaaattgtattttattaagtttttaatTAGAAATAATAGTCCGAGAAGgcgggctgttacagttggtatcaagagcaggctgttcttcggagtgtattaggtatgggactagtacattccctaggatgcgATCCTATAGACTATCGTATAGGTCTTAAGAAATTCTATTTGATTTAGATATTTATTTGTGTTATTATTTGATATGTTTGACTTTTGTGCTTTTTGATTATTGACTATAAGTTTAGAATTTTTTTTGCGGGTTTTAGAAAAGATGGACGGGGAGGACGGTAATAACCAGAACAATAATGAAAATCAGAACAACAACGAGAATCAGAACAACAATGGCAATCAGGGCAACAATGGTGAAGAAGGCAACGTCTTTGATCAGCTGGCTGAAACTCTAGCTGTACTTGTGAATCAGCAACCGAAGCCTAACATCGTCTCTCAGTTCAAGCGTTTGAACCCGCCAACTTTTGATGGAGCTACAGACCCGGCTATTGTTGAGATGTGGATCCAAGAGATGGAAAAGGCCTTCGGACTTCTTGGGAGCAATGAGCAGTAGAAGGTGACATTAGCTGTGTATCAATTGCAAGGAAGTGCTTATGACTGGTGGCTCATGGAAAAGAGGAAGAACGAGACGACAAATCTTGAAGAAAATCCTGAACCATACACTTGGGCAAAGTTCAAGAAGGCTTTGGAGGATAAGTACTTTCCTAGAACAGTTAATCTGCAGAAAGAGAGAGACTTCATTCGTCTTCAGCAAGGTGGAAGAACCGTCATTGAATACGAAGCAGAATTTGCAAAACTTGCGGAGTATGCATCGACCTTAGTAGCAGATGAGAGCAGCCGAGCACGAAAATTGGAAGAGGGACTTCGAAGTGACATCAAGAATTCAGTGGCGTCGTTTGAACTTCAGACATATGAGGCTGTGCTCAACAAGGCTTTAGTGATCGAGAGAGGGTTGTCAGAATCTGAAAAGGCAACAGGAAGCTGGAATAAGAGACGGTTCACTCAAGCTGGTGGTCAATCATTTCAAGGGGGACCATTCAAGAAACAACACGTGTATGATCAAGGTAGTggtcaaggaaatcaagaaaattGCACCAGGTGTGGCGGGAACCACGCACATACAGAATGTCGTTGGAACAGAGGCGCGTGTTTTCATTGCGGGGAAGTCGGACACAAAATTGCTCAATGTCCTCACAATCCACCACCAAGAAAGGAAGCAGATAACAAGATGGGAAAATGACGTGTATTTCAGCTCACAGTAAATGACAACTATCGCAAATAAGGTATGCTATCTTTTCTTTGGTGACTTATTCaattcaatttatttattttttttatgtgaatttgaggaccaaattcttttaaggagggaagaatgtaaaatccgtaattttatatttaatttatctATTAGATATTATGATATTAATTCgtttagataaatatt
This window contains:
- the LOC141673917 gene encoding uncharacterized protein LOC141673917 — encoded protein: MEKRKNETTNLEENPEPYTWAKFKKALEDKYFPRTVNLQKERDFIRLQQGGRTVIEYEAEFAKLAEYASTLVADESSRARKLEEGLRSDIKNSVASFELQTYEAVLNKALVIERGLSESEKATGSWNKRRFTQAGGQSFQGGPFKKQHVYDQGSGQGNQENCTRCGGNHAHTECRWNRGACFHCGEVGHKIAQCPHNPPPRKEADNKMGK